The DNA window CACAGCGTAGGCTTCGCCAATTTCTTTAAACTTTTCTTCAGCGGATTTATCACCCGGATTTTTATCGGGATGGAATTGCATTGCCAATTTACGATAGGCTTTCTTGATGTCTTCGGCCGAACCGCTACGGTCGACGCCTAACACCTCGTAATAGTCGCGTTTTTGCATCTTACGCTTCACTCTCCATAGTCGTTTCTGGTGCTGCTACTAATACTTTGGCAGCATGTAGTAAACGCTCGTGTAACAGCCAACCCGGTTCCACCAAGATTGCTACATGGTTGGGTAAAAACTCATTGCTGGGCAATTGTCCAATCGCTTCGTGGAGATTCGGATCAAATGCATCGCTCGGTCGTGGAGCGATTTTCAATGCGCCGGCGGTTTCCAGCGCTTTCTCGACTTTACCTTGCAACATCGCAATCGCTTCGACCAGTTTTCCGGTGTCGGTTACCGATTCGCTATGTTGTACCAAGCGATCCAAATCCAATAGCGCTGGCAGTAATGCCTTTAGTAAGCCTTCTGCGCCATACTTTCGGATTTCCAGCCCTTCCAGGTTTTTGCGACGGCGGAAAGTATCTAATTCGGCAAGGGTTCGTAATACATCGTTTCGCGCATCTTGCAGCGTTTTCTCTTTTTCCGCCAATTGCGTTTCTAACTCTGTGATTCGCATTGACAGCGTATTTTCGGATGTCGGTTTATTTTTCAGTTCACTATCCTGTTCTTTGACAGCTTCAACAACCGGAGCCGGTTGGGCTTCCGATTCCCGTACTGCATCGTCCTCGCCGGTGATTGGTATCTCTACCGTCACGGGTGGTTTGCCTTTTTCAGTGTAGGCACGTGCATCGATTTTCACTACGATTCATCTCCTAAAACTTATTTTGCATTTTACTGAGCAGGTTTGCCGCCAAGCCGACCAATGCCATTTGTCGCGGATAATCCATCCGGGTAGGTCCAATGATACCAATAGTCCCGCTCAAATCACCCACCCGGTAATTCGCAGTCACACACGACAGTTCCTTAGCAGCTTCGATGCCCGATTCAACGCCGATCCGGACGCGAACATCGTTACCAATATCCTCATTCTCTAACAAATGCAAAAGAATGTCTTTGCCTTCGAGCAATTCAATCACTGTTTTTAGTTTATCGGGATGGCGAAATTCCGGTTGATCGAGCGCGTGTCCTGCACCGGCAATCGATTGCGAAGGCATCCCAAACAACGACTCGGCTCCGCTCAAAATCAAGCGTACCAATTCAGAGCTGGCTAATCCGGTATCGGCAAGCCGCACATTCGCTTCCGATTGTAGAGTCGATAACTGAACGCCGGATAATCGCTCGTTGATTAATCGTGTCAAGCCGACGATTTCTCCGGCAGATACCCGCACTGGCAATTCGATGAATATGGTTTTCACCATGCCTTCACGGAGTGTGACAACCAATAATAGTCGTTCATCGGCAACTTGCAACAGCTCGATATGTTCCAGGATGCCGCGATCCAACCGGGGAGATAATACAACCCCAATCAAATGTGATGCCGATGCCAACACCGAGGCGAACCGGTTTAGAATCGTCTCACCCAATGCATTGCTTTCCTCGATTGCCCGGGAAAATTCCTCTTCACTACGATAATCGAGTGGTGGTGTTGTTAATCCATTGACAAAAGTACGATAACCATTTGCCGTTGGTATACGGCCGCCGGAAGTATGTTGTTGTTTGAGCAATCCAGCTGCTTCCAATTCCGCCATCACATTACGAATTGTTGCCGAAGAAGCGCCAACTGCCTTGCCAGCTACGGTTAACGAGCTGACCGGTTGTGCGGTCAGAATGAATTGGCGTACCACCGTATTCAGTACATCACGGTGGCGTTCGCTCATAGCGATTGTATCTTGTCCAATAGGTTTACGCATAGGGCATAAGTTATACGAGTCTCAATTCACGGTGCGACAAAGAAACCGAAGGGAAATCGAAACAACCCTTCGTCGAAAATACAAACTAACGGGCGGAGCGGAGGAATGCAAACGACCTAATAACATAAGAATA is part of the bacterium genome and encodes:
- a CDS encoding nucleotide exchange factor GrpE; the protein is MKIDARAYTEKGKPPVTVEIPITGEDDAVRESEAQPAPVVEAVKEQDSELKNKPTSENTLSMRITELETQLAEKEKTLQDARNDVLRTLAELDTFRRRKNLEGLEIRKYGAEGLLKALLPALLDLDRLVQHSESVTDTGKLVEAIAMLQGKVEKALETAGALKIAPRPSDAFDPNLHEAIGQLPSNEFLPNHVAILVEPGWLLHERLLHAAKVLVAAPETTMESEA
- the hrcA gene encoding heat-inducible transcriptional repressor HrcA, which gives rise to MSERHRDVLNTVVRQFILTAQPVSSLTVAGKAVGASSATIRNVMAELEAAGLLKQQHTSGGRIPTANGYRTFVNGLTTPPLDYRSEEEFSRAIEESNALGETILNRFASVLASASHLIGVVLSPRLDRGILEHIELLQVADERLLLVVTLREGMVKTIFIELPVRVSAGEIVGLTRLINERLSGVQLSTLQSEANVRLADTGLASSELVRLILSGAESLFGMPSQSIAGAGHALDQPEFRHPDKLKTVIELLEGKDILLHLLENEDIGNDVRVRIGVESGIEAAKELSCVTANYRVGDLSGTIGIIGPTRMDYPRQMALVGLAANLLSKMQNKF